A genome region from Maridesulfovibrio salexigens DSM 2638 includes the following:
- a CDS encoding ABC transporter substrate-binding protein, translating into MFMKHLWRLLSIRVSAFRRFFFLLLLISFAGTASAGQAALSITDDFGNEVTLQAPAKRIVALYGSFNEILYAMDLGDRLVARTAADHYPEQITALPSIGTHMRPNPELIVALKPDLVLQMAGRSQAATALEPLKTRGIPCAMFKVASFEEMFFMVRRLGVLTGEPESASGLIESMNARLDSVLQKYVTSSVLPSVFFEIRYPNLLAAGQGSIVNDIIRHAGGINCISNHKKIVRMGEEELMRLNPRTYVYQTGRMNPSPVRPDERSHFKLIDAVRNKRILKVDESVFSRPGPRNVEAVEILADFLFNNKEK; encoded by the coding sequence ATGTTTATGAAACATCTGTGGCGGTTGTTGAGCATCCGCGTCTCGGCGTTCCGCAGGTTCTTTTTTCTCCTGCTACTGATTAGTTTTGCAGGAACTGCGTCCGCGGGGCAGGCAGCGCTTTCCATTACTGATGATTTCGGTAATGAGGTGACCTTGCAGGCTCCGGCAAAGCGTATTGTGGCCCTTTACGGCTCATTCAATGAGATTTTGTACGCTATGGACCTTGGAGATAGACTGGTGGCCCGGACTGCTGCGGACCATTACCCGGAGCAGATTACGGCCCTGCCGTCCATAGGTACGCACATGCGGCCTAACCCGGAACTGATCGTAGCCCTGAAGCCTGATCTTGTTTTGCAGATGGCTGGGAGATCACAGGCGGCAACAGCTCTCGAACCGCTTAAAACAAGGGGCATTCCTTGCGCTATGTTCAAGGTTGCCTCGTTTGAGGAAATGTTTTTTATGGTTCGTAGACTCGGTGTGCTTACCGGAGAACCTGAGTCAGCTTCTGGTTTAATTGAGTCCATGAATGCGCGGCTGGATTCGGTGTTGCAAAAGTACGTTACTTCATCCGTGCTGCCATCGGTGTTTTTTGAAATACGTTACCCCAATCTGCTGGCAGCAGGGCAGGGATCGATAGTTAATGACATAATCCGCCATGCCGGGGGAATTAACTGCATCAGCAATCATAAAAAGATTGTGCGTATGGGCGAGGAAGAGCTGATGAGGCTGAATCCGCGAACTTACGTTTATCAGACCGGACGTATGAATCCTTCCCCGGTCAGGCCCGATGAGCGTAGTCATTTTAAGTTGATTGATGCGGTGCGTAATAAACGAATTTTAAAGGTGGACGAGTCGGTCTTTTCCCGGCCCGGTCCCAGAAATGTGGAAGCCGTGGAAATTCTTGCGGACTTCCTCTTTAATAACAAAGAGAAGTAA
- a CDS encoding ABC transporter ATP-binding protein, whose protein sequence is MIRITNLKAGYAGREVLHGINLDLPAGSMTAILGPNGSGKTTLVSSISGVLSPLEGRIEIEGQEVKAYRPRELAGIMAVLPQRVDPAFGLTVKSMVMMGRYAHGSGFFGYDAEDERICTEAIERVGIGHLSERSVAELSGGEFQRVLMARTVAQQARIMVLDEASSGVDVAGKIELFDLLKSMNRDGATIACVIHDLNLAALYFDRLVFLRKGNLVLDGSPAEVMTEENISNVYETSVAVVEHPRLGVPQVLFSPATD, encoded by the coding sequence ATGATCAGGATTACGAATTTGAAAGCCGGATACGCAGGGCGTGAAGTTTTGCATGGAATAAATCTTGATTTGCCTGCTGGTTCCATGACTGCCATTCTCGGTCCCAATGGTAGCGGCAAGACGACCCTTGTTTCGTCAATTTCAGGGGTGCTTTCTCCCTTGGAGGGCCGGATTGAGATTGAAGGGCAGGAGGTCAAAGCATATCGCCCACGCGAATTGGCTGGGATTATGGCTGTGCTCCCGCAAAGGGTGGACCCCGCTTTCGGGCTGACCGTTAAATCCATGGTCATGATGGGGCGTTATGCGCACGGGTCAGGTTTTTTCGGCTATGATGCAGAGGATGAACGGATTTGTACCGAAGCCATTGAGCGGGTCGGTATCGGTCATTTGTCAGAGCGTTCAGTTGCTGAGCTTTCAGGTGGAGAATTTCAGCGGGTGCTTATGGCCCGCACTGTAGCACAACAGGCCCGGATTATGGTGCTGGATGAAGCTTCGTCAGGTGTGGACGTAGCAGGAAAGATCGAGCTTTTTGATCTGCTGAAAAGTATGAATCGCGATGGCGCAACAATCGCCTGCGTGATCCATGATCTTAATCTCGCAGCTCTGTATTTTGACCGTCTTGTCTTTCTGCGTAAGGGAAATTTGGTATTGGACGGTTCTCCTGCGGAAGTTATGACAGAGGAAAATATTTCAAATGTTTATGAAACATCTGTGGCGGTTGTTGAGCATCCGCGTCTCGGCGTTCCGCAGGTTCTTTTTTCTCCTGCTACTGATTAG
- the trmFO gene encoding methylenetetrahydrofolate--tRNA-(uracil(54)-C(5))-methyltransferase (FADH(2)-oxidizing) TrmFO translates to MDKIAVIGGGLAGCECAMQLAKAEIQVVLYEMKPDKYSEAHHLPGLAELVCSNSLRSGELNTAIGVLKKEMEALDSVLMKAAMKARVPAGSALAVDREVFSKLVTEEIEQNEFITVVRKEITSFDDPELVDFSKIVVCAGPLASEGLTESLMSKIGEQRLYFYDAIAPIVSRDSVNMDVAFFGSRYKPEDDDYLNCPMTEEQYNSFIKELKEGERVVPREFEKEIHFEGCLPIEEMADRGDMTLAFGPLKPVGLIDPRTEEQAYAVVQLRAENKDKTAFNLVGFQTKLKYPEQKRIFRMIPGLEDVEFLRMGSIHRNTYVNAPEVLDEKLALKADSRIHLAGQITGVEGYLESAACGLWVGRMLAEQAKGNELPAPPPETSMGALLGHLREAKKNFQPSNVQFGLMPALKKRAPKRVRKELYGKRAMDLFEAWFEENIKK, encoded by the coding sequence GTGGATAAAATTGCTGTAATCGGTGGCGGACTGGCTGGGTGTGAATGTGCAATGCAGCTGGCAAAGGCTGAAATTCAGGTAGTTCTTTATGAAATGAAGCCCGATAAATATTCCGAGGCCCATCATCTGCCCGGTCTGGCTGAACTGGTCTGTTCCAATTCCTTACGCTCCGGTGAGCTGAATACTGCTATCGGTGTGCTTAAGAAGGAAATGGAAGCTCTTGATTCCGTACTCATGAAAGCTGCAATGAAGGCCCGTGTTCCCGCAGGTTCCGCCTTGGCTGTGGATCGTGAGGTATTCTCCAAGCTTGTCACTGAAGAAATCGAGCAGAATGAATTCATCACCGTAGTCCGTAAGGAAATTACCTCGTTTGATGATCCCGAGCTTGTTGACTTTTCTAAGATTGTTGTTTGCGCTGGACCGCTGGCCTCCGAAGGGCTGACCGAGAGTCTGATGTCCAAAATAGGCGAACAGCGTCTTTATTTTTATGATGCCATCGCGCCTATCGTGAGCCGTGATTCCGTTAACATGGACGTGGCTTTCTTCGGTTCCCGCTATAAGCCTGAAGATGATGACTATCTGAACTGTCCCATGACTGAGGAACAGTACAACTCCTTCATCAAGGAACTTAAAGAAGGCGAACGTGTTGTTCCCCGCGAATTTGAAAAGGAAATCCATTTTGAAGGCTGCCTGCCCATTGAGGAAATGGCTGACCGTGGCGACATGACCCTTGCTTTTGGACCGCTCAAGCCCGTTGGCCTGATTGATCCCCGCACTGAAGAGCAGGCTTACGCCGTGGTTCAGCTCCGTGCAGAGAATAAGGATAAGACCGCCTTCAACCTTGTCGGCTTTCAGACCAAGCTCAAGTACCCGGAGCAGAAGCGTATTTTCCGTATGATTCCCGGCCTTGAAGATGTTGAATTTCTGCGCATGGGCTCCATTCACCGCAATACTTACGTCAACGCTCCTGAAGTTCTGGACGAAAAACTGGCTCTCAAGGCAGATTCACGCATCCACCTTGCAGGACAGATTACCGGAGTGGAAGGCTACCTCGAATCAGCTGCCTGCGGTCTCTGGGTAGGGCGCATGCTCGCTGAACAGGCCAAGGGCAACGAACTTCCCGCACCTCCGCCGGAAACTTCCATGGGAGCACTGCTCGGGCATCTGCGCGAAGCCAAGAAGAATTTCCAGCCTTCCAACGTCCAGTTCGGACTTATGCCTGCACTTAAAAAACGTGCACCTAAGCGCGTCCGCAAGGAACTGTATGGCAAACGAGCAATGGATCTTTTTGAAGCTTGGTTTGAAGAGAATATTAAAAAGTAA
- a CDS encoding MATE family efflux transporter, translating to MTNKQHPFEIKPNRTLLTLAIPVLFSMVAEPLTGLVDTAFVAKLGPEALSALGIGTIVFSSVFWVFGFLGIGTQTEVSHALGKGDLERASSLGWMAAGISAVIGLVLMFAVFPFLGSISGLMGGEGAVRDLAVDYMSYRLLGAPAVLVVLSCFGSLRGYQDMRSPLWIALGMNAINVVLDWCLVFGKGPFPVMGVGGAALASAISQWIGAIWAVLVVRKHYGFNTGFSLADARRLFVIGGDMFVRTGCVCLFLLLCTRFATKAGAESGAAHQAIRQFFVFLALFLDAFAISGQSLVGYFVGRADRGTARKVASLVCKWSFGTGVLLTIGMYLGQEPVAWLLVPEEATMVFGPAWLAVTFLQPINALSFATDGIHLGTGDFRYLRNAMLTAVLTSATVLFVVDWIHPQQMLFWIWIVAGLWTTLRALLGMIRIWPGIGDGPLAVR from the coding sequence ATGACAAACAAACAACATCCATTTGAAATTAAACCGAACCGGACATTGCTGACACTGGCAATTCCGGTTCTTTTCTCTATGGTCGCCGAGCCTTTGACCGGGCTGGTGGATACTGCATTTGTTGCCAAGCTCGGCCCGGAAGCACTCTCCGCGCTTGGTATCGGGACCATTGTATTCTCGTCTGTGTTCTGGGTTTTCGGATTTCTTGGTATCGGTACCCAGACCGAGGTTTCGCATGCCCTTGGCAAGGGCGATCTGGAAAGGGCTTCATCCCTTGGCTGGATGGCTGCCGGTATTTCTGCTGTTATTGGTCTGGTGCTGATGTTCGCAGTCTTTCCCTTTTTAGGGAGCATTTCCGGATTGATGGGCGGTGAGGGTGCTGTCCGCGATCTAGCTGTGGATTATATGAGTTACCGTCTACTGGGTGCCCCGGCAGTGCTGGTGGTGCTTTCCTGTTTCGGCTCTTTGCGCGGCTATCAGGATATGCGATCTCCGCTGTGGATTGCGTTGGGCATGAATGCCATCAACGTGGTGCTGGACTGGTGCCTTGTTTTCGGTAAGGGGCCGTTTCCGGTTATGGGCGTTGGCGGTGCTGCGCTGGCAAGTGCCATCAGTCAGTGGATCGGCGCTATCTGGGCAGTGCTGGTAGTGCGTAAGCATTACGGATTTAATACCGGATTCAGCCTTGCTGATGCCCGCAGGCTCTTTGTTATCGGCGGGGACATGTTTGTGCGCACTGGCTGCGTCTGTCTGTTTCTGCTGCTCTGTACCCGTTTTGCCACCAAAGCTGGCGCGGAATCGGGTGCCGCACATCAGGCTATTCGTCAGTTCTTTGTTTTTCTGGCTCTTTTTCTGGATGCTTTTGCCATCAGTGGACAGTCACTGGTTGGCTATTTTGTAGGCCGAGCTGACCGGGGTACTGCTCGTAAAGTTGCTTCTCTGGTCTGCAAATGGAGTTTTGGGACTGGTGTGTTGCTGACTATCGGTATGTATCTTGGACAAGAGCCTGTTGCATGGTTGTTGGTGCCGGAAGAAGCTACCATGGTTTTTGGCCCGGCTTGGCTGGCGGTTACTTTTTTGCAGCCCATTAATGCGCTTTCTTTTGCCACTGACGGAATTCATCTGGGGACGGGAGATTTTCGTTATCTGCGTAATGCCATGCTCACGGCAGTATTGACGAGTGCGACGGTTCTTTTTGTGGTAGATTGGATTCATCCGCAGCAGATGTTGTTTTGGATTTGGATTGTGGCCGGATTATGGACAACATTGCGCGCTCTGCTTGGGATGATTCGCATCTGGCCCGGAATCGGTGATGGGCCGCTTGCTGTACGCTGA
- a CDS encoding FecCD family ABC transporter permease — translation MVFSGNRRALAVCVLSLFVPISIFAACLFGAYGTDPAQVLAVFKSALGIGTQKVDQALSFIIIDLRLSRVCLSFLVGMSLAVAGTVYQGILRNPLADPFTLGVSSGAAFGASLAIFSGSTMLGAELWARFGNLFLPLAALAGAMAALGAVLMLGRIGGRLRRETMVLAGIVVATFLSALISLLKSLDEESVTSIVFWIMGSFQGRGWDHLQLFLPYFIAGMIPLVYYSRELDILSLGETQARHLGMDVSKVRMALLIGSGLLTGAAVAVSGIIGFVGLIVPHLVRMFQGAEHRPLLISSSLLGGLLLVWSDVIARSLLSGGEELPVGVVTALLGGPFFCIVLRSGFKGGSS, via the coding sequence ATGGTTTTTTCCGGCAATAGAAGAGCACTGGCAGTCTGTGTCTTGTCTTTGTTCGTGCCTATTTCCATCTTTGCCGCCTGTCTTTTCGGGGCCTACGGAACTGATCCGGCGCAGGTGCTGGCGGTCTTCAAATCCGCTCTTGGAATCGGCACACAGAAGGTCGATCAGGCCCTTTCCTTTATTATTATTGATCTGCGCTTGAGCCGGGTTTGCCTGTCGTTTCTGGTGGGCATGTCTTTGGCTGTAGCCGGAACTGTCTATCAGGGAATCCTGCGTAACCCGTTGGCTGACCCGTTTACCCTCGGCGTGAGCAGTGGAGCGGCTTTTGGGGCCAGTCTTGCTATTTTTTCAGGTTCGACCATGTTGGGTGCGGAGCTTTGGGCCAGATTCGGGAATCTTTTCCTGCCGCTGGCAGCTCTTGCCGGAGCAATGGCTGCGCTCGGCGCGGTGCTTATGCTTGGGCGCATCGGTGGAAGGCTTCGCCGTGAAACCATGGTTCTTGCCGGGATTGTGGTGGCGACTTTTCTTTCTGCACTAATTTCCCTGCTTAAGTCCCTTGATGAGGAATCCGTAACCTCCATTGTCTTTTGGATTATGGGCAGCTTTCAGGGGCGTGGCTGGGATCACTTGCAGCTGTTTCTGCCGTACTTTATCGCTGGAATGATTCCGCTGGTTTATTATTCCCGCGAGCTGGATATCCTGTCTCTCGGTGAGACTCAGGCCCGTCATTTGGGCATGGATGTTTCCAAGGTTCGTATGGCCCTGCTGATCGGTTCCGGTCTATTGACCGGGGCGGCGGTGGCTGTTTCCGGGATTATCGGATTCGTAGGGCTGATTGTTCCCCATCTGGTTCGTATGTTTCAGGGCGCGGAGCACAGACCGTTGCTGATTTCCTCTTCCCTTTTGGGCGGTTTGCTTTTGGTCTGGTCTGATGTCATTGCCCGTTCGCTGCTTTCCGGCGGCGAGGAACTTCCGGTGGGCGTAGTTACTGCGCTGCTCGGTGGACCTTTTTTCTGCATTGTATTGCGTTCCGGTTTTAAGGGGGGCAGTTCATGA
- a CDS encoding sirohydrochlorin cobaltochelatase, producing the protein MQYRFGDKFKFFPAFLLVCFLLIPSFAMAGHGDAKPVKKGILVAAFGSSMPETKPAFAAIDKAVKEAFPGVPVRWAYSSAIIRNILAKEGRGVDSPVMAMTRMMDEGFTHVAVQSLHTIPGEEFEGIYDTVKRFEGMPKGMSKVTVGKPLLYSDDDMRRAVKAIIANIPKDRKAKDAVVLMGHGTHHAANIYYPASQDYFSKVDPKIFVGTVEGAPSLDEVKELLKKSKAKKVYLMPYMSVAGDHARNDMAGDEADSWKSELSKLGYKCVPVLKGTAEFPQVLDIWVDHLKVAFKHLGDH; encoded by the coding sequence ATGCAGTACCGTTTTGGGGACAAATTCAAGTTCTTCCCCGCATTTCTACTGGTTTGTTTTTTGCTAATCCCTTCATTTGCCATGGCCGGACACGGCGATGCAAAGCCTGTCAAAAAAGGAATCCTGGTTGCAGCTTTCGGTTCCAGCATGCCTGAAACCAAGCCTGCATTTGCTGCCATTGATAAGGCTGTGAAAGAGGCTTTTCCCGGCGTTCCTGTGCGCTGGGCGTACTCTTCCGCGATTATCAGGAATATTCTGGCAAAAGAAGGCCGTGGAGTTGATTCCCCGGTAATGGCCATGACCAGAATGATGGATGAAGGTTTTACTCATGTGGCAGTGCAGTCCCTGCACACCATCCCCGGAGAAGAGTTTGAAGGCATCTATGACACAGTAAAACGGTTCGAAGGCATGCCCAAGGGTATGAGCAAAGTAACCGTGGGTAAACCGCTTCTTTACTCTGACGATGATATGCGTCGCGCCGTAAAAGCTATAATCGCCAACATCCCCAAGGATCGTAAGGCCAAGGATGCTGTTGTTCTTATGGGGCATGGCACCCACCATGCTGCCAATATCTACTATCCCGCTTCTCAGGATTACTTCTCCAAAGTTGATCCCAAGATTTTTGTAGGCACTGTTGAAGGTGCTCCTTCTCTTGATGAAGTGAAAGAACTGCTCAAGAAGAGCAAGGCTAAGAAAGTCTATCTCATGCCGTACATGTCCGTTGCCGGTGACCATGCCCGTAACGATATGGCTGGTGATGAAGCTGACTCATGGAAATCCGAACTGTCCAAGCTGGGCTACAAGTGTGTTCCCGTACTCAAGGGAACCGCCGAATTTCCGCAGGTTCTGGATATCTGGGTTGATCACCTCAAGGTTGCTTTCAAGCACCTCGGCGACCACTAA